Within the Candidatus Neomarinimicrobiota bacterium genome, the region GCGGAAATCTTCGGGAAGAGATTCTCACTATGCTGGAAAAATATATCCGTGAAACGGTAGATAAATATACAAGCGAAGAAGATATCCACGATTGGGACTGGGAAGGACTCCGGCAGGAAACTATCAACGTTCTTATGACTGATATTCATCCTGATGAACTGGCCCTGGATGGTAAGGAGAAAATTGAGCGGGATGATGTGGTTAGCCTGATCCATTCAAAAGCCCTGGCAACCTATGAACGGAAACAGCAGATTATTCCACCCGATATCATGGACAAACTGGAACGCTGGGCATATCTGATGACGGTGGATAATGTATGGAAAGAACACCTTTTTGAACTGGACCAGCTGAAAGAGGGAATCGGTCTGCAGGCTTATGGACAGAAAGATCCATTGATTGCATACAAATCAGAAGCCTATAAAATGTTCGAGGAAATGCTGAACCGGATAGACAGGGAATCTTTGCGCCTTATCTTCCGGACCGAGGTACGCATGGAACAGGAACCCCGTCCCGAACAATCCCGTCCGGTCAATATGATTATGAGGCATGAAGAGACGGACAATCTGGGGTATCAACAGGCAGCTGGACGCCCGAAGGCAGAACCGTCAAAAGCAGGTAAAACCCAGCCTATTCGGCGAACGGAACGCAAAATCGGTCGCAATGAACCATGTCCATGTGGCAGCGGAAAAAAATATAAACATTGTTGCGGAGCCAACTGATCCCGGCTATTTTATAAAAACTTGCTGATTCCGGGACAGATTAATTAAACTTTAAACAGACTTTCTTTATTTGGTATATATAAACACAAATATAATGTTGGCACTTTCATGCAAGACCTGTATCTTACCTCCGGCGTGGGGGGAGATATCCAAAATTATTGTGATAAATTAATATGTTAATGGTATACCACCGGATTTCTCAAAGCAGAAGCAGTCCCTTGCTTTATGATGATATAATTAAAATTTAAGACAAGTAATAAAATATTTATGATTTTGACAGAAGTTGGAAACCGGTGAATTTTATCCCGGAGCTGCTCAGCGACAATAATGGAAAATGTTAATGTCTCAAATTCAATATATCTTCCTGACGCATGAGATTAAAAGCAGACGAATCCTACTTTTTTTCTTTCATTTTGTTCAGCTTGAATTGGATGATTTCGCTCAATTTGTCAACATCAAACGGTTTTGTGATGTAATTATCTGCTCCCACTTCAAACGCATCTTCCAAATCCTGCATCTGACCCTTTGCCGATAACATGAAAATCGGAATGTCCCGTGTTTCCGGGTTTTTCTTCAGGCGCGAGCAAACCTCCAGCC harbors:
- a CDS encoding response regulator, producing MKILVVDDEENIRKLVHYNLILDGYDVIMAVDGKEGLEKAIQEKPDLILLDIMMPEMDGLEVCSRLKKNPETRDIPIFMLSAKGQMQDLEDAFEVGADNYITKPFDVDKLSEIIQFKLNKMKEKK